From a region of the Phragmites australis chromosome 21, lpPhrAust1.1, whole genome shotgun sequence genome:
- the LOC133903246 gene encoding probable ascorbate-specific transmembrane electron transporter 1, whose protein sequence is PFFCISLALGPSPTSARPLSAGCGGGSSASFRLTAPPMVVTAQLLAAAVHTLTLVWVLHFRGGVSWSWERTSGSLLVYTAPPLFMVLGFVIWTGEAVMAYRIILDPTAAKKAVHLLLHLAALAFAAVGLYTAFKYHHDAGLPDLHSLHSWLGIATIALYAFQVLPR, encoded by the exons CCGTTCTTCTGCATAAGCCTGGCCTTGGGTCCTTCACCCACAAGCGCCCGCCCATTGTCAGCCGGCTGTGGTGGTGGTAGCAGCGCGAGCTTCAGGCTGACGGCGCCGCCGATGGTGGTCACGGCGCAGCTGCTGGCAGCCGCCGTGCACACGCTCACGCTCGTCTGGGTGCTGCACTTCCGCGGGGGCGTCTCGTGGTCGTGGGAGCGGACCTCCGGCTCACTCTTGGTCTACACG GCACCTCCTCTTTTCATGGTGCTTGGCTTTGTCATCTGGACCGGAGAAG CCGTGATGGCGTACAGAATCATCCTGGATCCAACGGCGGCCAAGAAGGCGGTGCACCTGCTGCTGCACCTCGCCGCCCTCGCCTTCGCCGCCGTCGGCCTCTACACCGCCTTCAAGTACCACCACGATGCCGGCCTCCCCGACCTCCACTCCCTGCATTCTTGGCTCGGGATTGCCACCATAGCGCTCTATGCTTTTCAGGTTCTTCCCAGGTAA